In Acomys russatus chromosome 9, mAcoRus1.1, whole genome shotgun sequence, the following are encoded in one genomic region:
- the LOC127193679 gene encoding LOW QUALITY PROTEIN: activity-dependent neuroprotector homeobox protein-like (The sequence of the model RefSeq protein was modified relative to this genomic sequence to represent the inferred CDS: inserted 1 base in 1 codon; substituted 1 base at 1 genomic stop codon): MYYCKKCTYRAPLYEIVRKHIYRKHFQHVAVPYIAKRGEKSPNGAMALGANTREECNTLCKQCLFMPKSYEALVQHVIEDHQRIGYQVTAMIGHTNVVPQAKLVMLIAPKAQEKKGMGLPPKVSFLASGNVQSLPSQQMVNRLSTAKPNFNSTGVNMMSNIHLQQNNYGVKPVGQSYGAGQSVWLGLGGSAPVSIPQQSQSVKQLLLSGNERSYGLGAKKRSPAAARYSLQIANTSSLPPGQVTSPSVSQSQASRVLSHSSSKPPPVATGPPPSNHCATQKWRICTICNELFPENIYSVHFEKEHKAKKVPAVANYIMKIDNFTSKCFYCNRYLPTDTLLNHMLIHGLSCPYCCLTFNDVEKMAAHMGIVHTDEEMEPKMDSTFSFDLALQKGSHTSNHLLVTTNNLRDAPAESVAYHAQNNAPVPRKPQPKVQEKADVPIKSSLQAAVPYKKDVGETLCPLCFSILKGPISEALAHHLRESHQVIQTVNRVGKKLTYKCIHCFGVYTSNMTASTIILHQVHCKGVGKTQNGQDKTNAPSRLNHSPGLAPVKRTCEQANFPLLRKQKLKDDGDSLSCFEEKPEEPVVLALDPKGHEDASYEARKGFLTKYFNKQPYPTRREIEKLAASLWLWKSDIASYFSTKRKKCVRDCEKYKTGVLLGFNMKELKKVKHKMNFVAEWLFENHNEKDSRVNASKTVDKKLNLGKEDDTFSDNFAHLEEESKGSGSPFDPVFEVEPKIPSSNPEEHVPKVIPEDALESEKLDQKEEEGGPKYETIHLTEEPTKLMHGASESEVXQDDVVEWTEGTSPGSQQISNFKDNACEMKPGTXSNESSQSEAARSSKPAAKKKKKVMVQDDTEQLKWKNGSYGKVEGFWSKDQSQWENASENAERLPNPQTEWQNSTIDSEDGEQFDSMTDGVADPMHGSLTGVKLSSQQA; encoded by the exons ATGTATTACTGCAAGAAGTGCACTTACCGAGCCCCTCTTTATGAGATCGTCAGGAAACACATCTACAGGAAACATTTTCAGCATGTGGCGGTGCCCTACATagcaaagagaggagaaaagtcaCCCAACGGTGCAATGGCGCTAGGTGCAAATACCCGGGAAGAGTGTAACACCCTCTGCAAGCAATGCCTTTTCATGCCCAAGTCCTATGAAGCTTTGGTGCAGCATGTCATTGAAGACCATCAAAGAATAGGCTATCAGGTCACTGCCATGATCGGACACACAAATGTAGTTCCCCAAGCCAAGCTCGTGATGCTGATTGCTCCCAAGGCTCAAGAGAAAAAGGGCATGGGACTCCCACCAAAAGTTAGTTTTCTTGCTTCTGGAAATGTCCAATCTTTGCCATCACAGCAAATGGTGAATCGACTATCAACAGCAAAGCCCAACTTTAATTCAACGGGAGTCAACATGATGTCCAATATTCACCTACAGCAAAACAACTATGGAGTCAAGCCTGTGGGCCAGAGCTATGGTGCTGGCCAGTCAGTGTGGCTGGGTCTCGGTGGCAGTGCTCCAGTTTCCATCCCTCAGCAGTCTCAGTCTGTCAAGCAGTTACTTCTGAGTGGAAACGAGAGGTCCTATGGGCTAGGTGCTAAGAAGAGGTCCCCAGCAGCAGCCAGGTATTCCCTGCAGATTGCCAACACCTCCTCTCTACCCCCAGGCCAGGTGAcatctccctctgtgtctcagtCACAGGCATCTAGAGTGTTAAGTCATTCCAGTTCTAAACCTCCACCTGTAGCCACAGGCCCTCCTCCAAGCAACCATTGTGCCACTCAGAAGTGGAGAATATGTACAATCTGTAATGAGCTTTTTCCTGAGAACATCTACAGTGTTCACTTCGAAAAGGAACATAAAGCTAAAAAAGTCCCAGCAGTAGCTAACTACATTATGAAAATAGACAATTTTACTAGCAAATGCTTCTACTGTAATCGCTATTTGCCTACAGATACCCTACTCAACCATATGTTAATTCATGGTTTGTCTTGTCCATATTGCTGTTTAACCTTCAATGATGTGGAAAAGATGGCAGCACACATGGGAATAGTTCACACTGATGAAGAGATGGAGCCTAAGATGGATTCTACTTTTAGCTTTGATTTGGCATTGCAAAAGGGCAGTCACACCAGTAATCATCTCCTAGTAACCACAAACAACCTGAGGGATGCCCCAGCCGAATCAGTGGCTTACCATGCCCAAAATAATGCCCCAGTTCCTCGAAAGCCACAACCAAAGGTTCAGGAAAAGGCAGATGTCCCTATTAAAAGTTCACTTCAAGCTGCAGTGCCCTATAAAAAAGATGTTGGGGAAACACTTTGCCCTCTTTGCTTTTCAATCTTAAAAGGACCCATATCTGAGGCACTTGCACATCATTTACGAGAAAGTCACCAGGTTATTCAGACAGTTAATCGAGTTGGAAAAAAACTAACTTACAAATGTATCCATTGCTTTGGTGTGTACACTAGCAACATGACAGCCTCAACAATCATCCTGCATCAAGTCCACTGCAAGGGTGTTGGAAAGACACAGAATGGCCAGGACAAGACAAATGCGCCTTCTCGGCTCAATCACTCTCCAGGCCTGGCCCCTGTGAAGCGCACCTGTGAGCAAGCAAACTTTCCATTGCTAAGAAAACAGAAGCTGAAGGATGATGGTGATTCCCTCAGCTGCTTTGAAGAGAAGCCTGAAGAGCCTGTTGTTTTAGCCTTAGACCCCAAGGGTCATGAAGATGCTTCTTACGAAGCTAGGAAAGGCTTTCTCACAAAGTACTTCAACAAACAGCCTTATCCCACCAGGAGAGAAATTGAGAAGTTGGCTGCCAGCCTATGGCTGTGGAAGAGCGACATTGCTTCCTATTTTAGTACCAAGAGGAAGAAGTGTGTCCGTGACTGTGAGAAGTACAAGACTGGGGTGTTGCTAGGTTTTAACATGAAAGAGTTGAAGAAAGTTAAACATAAGATGAATTTTGTTGCTGAGTGGCTATTTGAAAATCATAATGAGAAAGACTCAAGAGTCAATGCTAGCAAGACTGTTGACAAAAAGCTTAACCTTGGGAAAGAAGATGACACCTTCTCAGATAATTTTGCACACTTGGAAGAAGAATCCAAGGGAAGTGGCAGCCCTTTTGACCCTGTCTTTGAAGTTGAGCCTAAAATTCCTAGTAGTAATCCAGAGGAGCATGTACCAAAGGTAATTCCTGAGGATGCTTTGGAATCAGAGAAACTAGaccaaaaagaggaggagggtggtCCAAAATATGAAACCATCCATTTGACTGAGGAGCCAACCAAACTAATGCATGGCGCCTCTGAAAGTGAGG AACAAGATGATGTAGTTGAGTGGACAGAAGGTACTTCGCCTGGCTCCCAACAGATCTCAAACTTCAAGGATAATGCATGTGAAATGAAACCAGGAACCTGATCTAATGAGTCTTCCCAGAGTGAAGCTGCAAGGAGCAGTAAGccagctgcaaaaaaaaaaaaaaaagttatggtaCAAGATGACACAGAACAGTTGAAATGGAAGAATGGTTCCTATGGAAAAGTTGAAGGGTTTTGGTCCAAGGACCAGTCACAGTGGGAAAATGCATCGGAGAATGCAGAGCGCTTACCAAACCCACAGACTGAGTGGCAGAATAGCACAATTGACAGTGAGGATGGGGAGCAGTTTGATAGCATGACTGATGGAGTTGCTGATCCTATGCATGGCAGTTTAACTGGAGTGAAACTGAGCAGCcagcaagcctga